The Pirellulales bacterium sequence GAACGGCAGCCATTGGCCGAAGAAGAGCGACTCGACCAACGGGCTCGAGCTTCCGAACCACCGCGGGGCGAGAATCAAAAAGGCCGTTTGCGCGGCGATGAAGGCAACCACCAGCAAGCAATCGCCAACGAAGCGCGGCATGTTCATGCGGCCGCGGAATTGCCGCCCGGGGAAAATCGTCCGCCGCAGGTACACGTCAAAGAAATAGTAAGCGCCCAATCCGAGCGGTGTGCGATAGAAGCGCTGCATTGCCCGGCGCCACGCGGGCAGCCGATCGTAATCCTCTTTGGTGAGCGGCGCCCAGGCGTAATCCTTCTGCCGCAGATTCGTCCAGGCGTGATGGACGTGATTGTGGGCATGCTCCCAGCCGGCATACGGATGCCACGAGGGCAAGAGCGCGATGCGCCCGAGAATCGCATTGAGCCGCGCCGACGGAGTCAGCGCTCCGTGACAAGCATCATGCCCGATCACGAACAGAATCGAGAGGAAAAAGGCGTTCGCGAGCGAGAACAGCAGCTTCAGCGGCCACCAAGGCGCCGCCACCCCGGCGACCACGGCTCCCAGATACAGAGCCAGCGCTGCGCCAAACAGCACGAGAGCATGAATGGTCGAGCGATTGCCAACACTTGCGGGCATCGTCGCGCGCACGTCCCCCGCATTCGGCCCTTTGGAACGGGATGTGGACATAACAAGACCTTCAATCGACGCTGCACGGAATGACCGGCGCGATTGCTTCCGGGCAATCCTGAACCATCAATACTAGTCGGTTTCGCCTGGGTTTTGAAGTGACTGAAATCGGCGGGCGTGGCTTAGATCGCATTCGGCGGCAATTGCCACGCGAACGTAGTCTCTTTTCCGCAGACCTTACAGCGAAAGTGTGCCAGGCCGCCGAGCATCGGATGCCGTTCCGTTCGCGTGAGTTCAAGGGCGAACCACTTGCCGCATGCTGGGCATGGGCGCAGGAATCCGGGACGAGGCGGCCGAGCAAGTATTCTGTCCATAGGTTCCCGGTCTAAAGCAACCGAATGGAAACTGGCTTAACCAATCTGGTCGCCCGCGTTGTTATTTCTCGCCACGAATGCTCAGGCCGTTAGCTGTGAGATGCTTGCGGAATATGACGAGAAATTGCAGCGCCAAAATCAATGCCAAGCCGAGCGCCAACCACCAAGGCACCTTTGAGTGAATCGCTAAGATCGTGGGAAAGATCACCGCAAATGCCAGCAAGGCCATCAACTGCACGTTTCGCGGGAGAGGCCGATTGGCCCTGGCCCACCATCCAGTTGCAATTGAAGGCGCGCCGTTGCTAACCCCGCCATCGTCGCTCAATTCGAAATCCGCAAAAATCTCACCGTAATCCATTGCGAGGTCCACGACGAAGATGGTTATTTTCGCCGTCACGAGGCCCAAGAACGAAGCCGCCAGCCCAGCCAACGGTCCGCAAGCGAGACCCACGACTATCGCCCCCGCGAAAAGCCAGGAAAACGCAGGAATCGAGACGGCCACGAACAAGGGCGTTGAAAGTTTCGGATTCAACGGCGATTGCGTTCCCGCTAAGGCTGCATCGCGCTTTCCCCGTCGCGCACAGCGGGCGAGCGCGCTTGTCCACACCGCCGTCCACCAGATCGGCAAAACCAGCGCCAATGAACCCGATGTCTTCAGCAGGAACACAACGCAGGCGATGATGGCCAAGTACGCTAGAAAGCTCCGAAACCAACGCCAGATTCTCGATTTTCGGTCCATCACTTCGCTCCTAACCACGGCCGCGCAAAGCGAAGAGTAGTGCGAAGTATAGCGCCGCGTCCAAGCCGACTCCGACAGGACACGCTACCGAAATAAAAATGGACCGCGCCGGCATCTTGTCGCGCCACCGCCGCACAAGCACCCAGCCAACCAGCAAGACACAAACGAACGGCAATACTTGAAAAACGGCGATGACGCCGGCGAGCCAGAGAAGCTGCCAGATCAGCCAGAACGGTGATTCGATTCGAAGCCATGCGAGAAACACAAGCCCGATAACTGACACTCCCGCGAGGATCGCGCATAAATACAAAAATGACCTCGCAGCAGCCCAGCACAAATCCGGTTTTGGGTCCGGTCGCAATCCGTCTCGAATCCGCAAAACCGCGGTTCCAATGCCGAGCCAGACGATCACCGATGCCCAGGTGATCACGACGTCAATCGGGCTCGAAAACAACGCACTGTATGGGTTCATCTTGCCGTCCTTCGGGCGGTTCGGTTTGCTCGGCCGCATCAAACGGCGCCACCATCCCGCCGCAAGCGGCGGGGCTAACGAACGATCTTTGACCTCCCAGCCCGGTCTCTAATGCTTGACCACGCGGCCGTAGAGTTCGCCGCGGTGGTTGCCGCCGCTCCACATGCCGGCGAAGCTGCCGTCGTAGATCAGCACTCGGGCGGAGAATGTGCCGAATCCCGGCACCGGGGCCTTGTCGAGCGTGATCACCGGCGTGTCGCCCGCCCAGCGCACGGCCAGCGGGATCGGGATCGTTAGATCGTGGTCGCCGTATTTGATCTGCGCTTCGAAGAGCCAGAGGTCATCGCCGAGTTTCGACACCTTATTGATCACGTACTTCGATTCGCGCGGCTTCGCTTCGTCGCCGGGCGTTTCCGTGAAGAAGCCGTCGAGCGTCGCGCCCGTGAGAGTTTCGGAAAACTTCTTTTCAAGATCGGCTTTGTCGGGGACCTTGTTGGCCGCCTGCGGGGCGGCGGGTTTATCGCCCGGTGCGTCCGCGGCACAGGCCAGCGAGGAACCGATGACGGCCGCCAATGCGGCTGCAATCGCGAGCAGAATGATAATGCGTTTCATAGCATCCTCCGTTTCCAAGTAGTCGCCAGAAGCAGTTCCAAAACCCCGGGGACTGTCCCCATTTTACGCAGTCTTCGGAGTAAAACGGGGACTGTCCCCTTCTCCCGGCGGTTTTGGAGCTGCTTCTACAAACTCCGCAAGTATTCTACCGCGGCGCCGATCTCGACCAGCGGATCGTCGGCCGTCCGCCGCTGAATCGTAAGAT is a genomic window containing:
- a CDS encoding fatty acid desaturase codes for the protein MSTSRSKGPNAGDVRATMPASVGNRSTIHALVLFGAALALYLGAVVAGVAAPWWPLKLLFSLANAFFLSILFVIGHDACHGALTPSARLNAILGRIALLPSWHPYAGWEHAHNHVHHAWTNLRQKDYAWAPLTKEDYDRLPAWRRAMQRFYRTPLGLGAYYFFDVYLRRTIFPGRQFRGRMNMPRFVGDCLLVVAFIAAQTAFLILAPRWFGSSSPLVESLFFGQWLPFAIWNWLIAFLICLHHTHPRIPWFDDQQEWTFYKGQIQGTAHVQFPGPINWIIHNIMEHTAHHADPRIPLYHLAEAQESLTRAFPEDVVEHKFSWRSFRYMLSVCQLYDYRAHRWTNWAGEPTSSQTIQAATEEPEMAR